A single window of Nicotiana tomentosiformis chromosome 1, ASM39032v3, whole genome shotgun sequence DNA harbors:
- the LOC104097515 gene encoding zinc finger CCCH domain-containing protein 53 isoform X3, whose translation MDAYEATKIVYQRIQNLDPENASKVMGILLIQDHGEKEMIRLAFGPEALVHSVILKARKELGLASNSPSSTPSTPSSPSPFSGVFSRQNSSGGRILGGINLPSPLSITSNNQSSTVSASWSTTTPSFSDFQETDLVSPSASTNGISNSTMNSSAPPFYCSGEMDLIDEFQLQDQLSFLNDGSPTLGPKNPDVYYPHQQQQQQDLASSPSGDFSSYNWGSNSVNGLSHRRSCSVSDISLGGDDQSGGFGWKPCLYFARGYCKNGSSCRFLHGAGEVVSEVVGSPSKFEMMEQHCQQLLRSKSTAQQQRLTTASQLMASSNFPFSPVAANKCMNFLQHQQLQQSAESPRAAAAAALMMGDDMHKLNRIRFERGDFGLNGGAGIANPGSRQIYLTFPADSTFKEEDVSNYFSTYGPVQDVRIPYQQKRMFGFVTFVFPDTVKTILAKGNPHFVCDARVLVKPYKEKGKVPEKFRKQQQQMERGEFTGCGSPTGLDSRDPFDIQLGARMFYNSQDMMLRRKLEEQADLQQAIELQSRRLMNLQLLDVKRSNHHRALSLGAVIPSPPHSPGFFNQNFVHSPNLSSREAVEENGFAPKMANFAAFSPEEKNPNLTAKDRDCYTSKDENSNGKESSKNEENDFQESSLEHNLPDSPFASPKAVGEFITTFSNDVTTGEADKGSLQDMAPLECRPGQLVMFRSVASLV comes from the exons ATGGATGCATATGAAGCTACAAAAATAGTTTACCAAAGGATTCAAAATTTGGATCCTGAAAATGCCTCAAAAGTTATGGGGATTCTTCTGATACAAGACCATGGTGAGAAAGAAATGATCAGATTAGCTTTTGGTCCAGAAGCTTTAGTTCACTCAGTCATTCTTAAAGCAAGAAAAGAACTTGGCCTTGCCTCAAACTCACCTTCTTCTACACCTTCAACTCCTTCTTCACCTTCACCTTTTAGTGGTGTTTTTTCAAGGCAGAATTCTTCTGGTGGAAGGATTCTTGGTGGTATAAACCTTCCTTCACCTCTTAGCATAACTAGTAACAACCAGTCTTCAACTGTTTCAGCTTCTTGGAGTACTACTACTCCTAGCTTCTCTGACTTCCAAGAAACTGATCTAGTTAGTCCTAGTGCTTCCACCAATGGAATCAGCAACTCCACTATGAATTCCTCTGCTCCACCCTTTTATTGCAGTGGAGAAATGGATTTGATAGATGAGTTTCAACTACAGGACCAACTTTCTTTCTTGAATGATGGGTCACCAACCTTGGGTCCTAAAAATCCTGATGTTTATTACCCACACCAACAGCAGCAGCAGCAAGATTTAGCCTCAAGTCCAAGTGGGGATTTCTCTTCATACAACTGGGGTAGCAACTCAGTCAACGGCCTATCCCATAGGAGGAGTTGCTCTGTGAGTGATATTTCTTTAGGTGGTGATGACCAAAGTGGCGGATTTGGTTGGAAACCTTGTCTGTATTTTGCTAGAGGGTATTGTAAGAATGGAAGTAGCTGTAGGTTCCTACATGGTGCTGGAGAGGTGGTTTCTGAAGTTGTGGGGTCACCAAGCAAGTTTGAGATGATGGAGCAGCATTGTCAACAACTTCTCAGATCTAAGTCAACAGCTCAGCAGCAAAGACTAACCACTGCTTCTCAGCTCATGGCTTCTTCTAACTTCCCTTTCTCTCCTGTGGCTGCTAACAAATGCATGAACTTTCTTCAGCATCAACAGTTGCAGCAGTCTGCTGAGAGTCCCAG AGCAGCTGCTGCTGCTGCATTGATGATGGGTGATGACATGCATAAGTTGAACAGAATTCGTTTTGAAAGAGGGGATTTTGGGTTGAATGGTGGAGCTGGGATAGCTAATCCAGGTTCAAGGCAAATTTACTTGACTTTTCCAGCTGACAGTACTTTCAAAGAAGAGGATGTTTCCAATTATTTCAG CACTTATGGGCCTGTTCAGGATGTGAGGATTCCATACCAGCAAAAGCGGATGTTTGGTTTTGTTACATTTGTTTTTCCAGATACTGTGAAGACCATTCTTGCCAAAGGAAATCCTCATTTTGTATGTGATGCTAGGGTACTTGTCAAGCCATACAAAGAAAAGGGCAAAGTCCCAGAAAAGTTTAG GAAGCAACAGCAGCAGATGGAGAGAGGAGAATTTACTGGATGTGGTAGTCCTACTGGCCTAGACTCCAGAGATCCATTTGATATTCAGCTTG GTGCAAGGATGTTTTACAATAGTCAAGACATGATGTTGAGGAGAAAATTGGAAGAACAAGCTGATCTGCAACAAGCAATTGAGCTCCAAAGCAGGAGACTGATGAATTTACAGCTTCTTGATGTCAAGAGGAGCAACCATCACCGTGCCCTTTCATTGGGAGCTGTTATCCCGTCCCCACCTCACTCTCCAGGCTTCTTCAATCAAAACTTTGTTCATTCCCCCAACCTTAGCAGCCGAGAAGCCGTAGAAG AGAATGGTTTTGCTCCAAAAATGGCCAATTTTGCTGCTTTTTCCCCAGAAGAAAAGAACCCAAATCTCACTGCAAAGGACAGGGACTGCTACACATCTAAAGATGAAAATAGCAATGGCAAAGAAAGTTCCAAGAACGAAGAAAATGATTTTCAAGAAAG CAGTTTGGAGCATAATCTGCCAGATAGTCCATTTGCATCACCAAAAGCTGTTGGAGAATTCATCACAACTTTCTCAAATGATGTTACTACTGGAGAAGCTGACAAAG GTTCCCTTCAGGACATGGCACCATTGGAATGTAGGCCTGGACAGCTTGTTATGTTCCGTAGTGTAGCTTCCTTAGTTTAG
- the LOC104097515 gene encoding zinc finger CCCH domain-containing protein 53 isoform X4, whose protein sequence is MDAYEATKIVYQRIQNLDPENASKVMGILLIQDHGEKEMIRLAFGPEALVHSVILKARKELGLASNSPSSTPSTPSSPSPFSGVFSRQNSSGGRILGGINLPSPLSITSNNQSSTVSASWSTTTPSFSDFQETDLVSPSASTNGISNSTMNSSAPPFYCSGEMDLIDEFQLQDQLSFLNDGSPTLGPKNPDVYYPHQQQQQQDLASSPSGDFSSYNWGSNSVNGLSHRRSCSVSDISLGGDDQSGGFGWKPCLYFARGYCKNGSSCRFLHGAGEVVSEVVGSPSKFEMMEQHCQQLLRSKSTAQQQRLTTASQLMASSNFPFSPVAANKCMNFLQHQQLQQSAESPRAAAAAALMMGDDMHKLNRIRFERGDFGLNGGAGIANPGSRQIYLTFPADSTFKEEDVSNYFSTYGPVQDVRIPYQQKRMFGFVTFVFPDTVKTILAKGNPHFVCDARVLVKPYKEKGKVPEKFRKQQQQMERGEFTGCGSPTGLDSRDPFDIQLGARMFYNSQDMMLRRKLEEQADLQQAIELQSRRLMNLQLLDVKRSNHHRALSLGAVIPSPPHSPGFFNQNFVHSPNLSSREAVEENGFAPKMANFAAFSPEEKNPNLTAKDRDCYTSKDENSNGKESSKNEENDFQESLEHNLPDSPFASPKAVGEFITTFSNDVTTGEADKGSLQDMAPLECRPGQLVMFRSVASLV, encoded by the exons ATGGATGCATATGAAGCTACAAAAATAGTTTACCAAAGGATTCAAAATTTGGATCCTGAAAATGCCTCAAAAGTTATGGGGATTCTTCTGATACAAGACCATGGTGAGAAAGAAATGATCAGATTAGCTTTTGGTCCAGAAGCTTTAGTTCACTCAGTCATTCTTAAAGCAAGAAAAGAACTTGGCCTTGCCTCAAACTCACCTTCTTCTACACCTTCAACTCCTTCTTCACCTTCACCTTTTAGTGGTGTTTTTTCAAGGCAGAATTCTTCTGGTGGAAGGATTCTTGGTGGTATAAACCTTCCTTCACCTCTTAGCATAACTAGTAACAACCAGTCTTCAACTGTTTCAGCTTCTTGGAGTACTACTACTCCTAGCTTCTCTGACTTCCAAGAAACTGATCTAGTTAGTCCTAGTGCTTCCACCAATGGAATCAGCAACTCCACTATGAATTCCTCTGCTCCACCCTTTTATTGCAGTGGAGAAATGGATTTGATAGATGAGTTTCAACTACAGGACCAACTTTCTTTCTTGAATGATGGGTCACCAACCTTGGGTCCTAAAAATCCTGATGTTTATTACCCACACCAACAGCAGCAGCAGCAAGATTTAGCCTCAAGTCCAAGTGGGGATTTCTCTTCATACAACTGGGGTAGCAACTCAGTCAACGGCCTATCCCATAGGAGGAGTTGCTCTGTGAGTGATATTTCTTTAGGTGGTGATGACCAAAGTGGCGGATTTGGTTGGAAACCTTGTCTGTATTTTGCTAGAGGGTATTGTAAGAATGGAAGTAGCTGTAGGTTCCTACATGGTGCTGGAGAGGTGGTTTCTGAAGTTGTGGGGTCACCAAGCAAGTTTGAGATGATGGAGCAGCATTGTCAACAACTTCTCAGATCTAAGTCAACAGCTCAGCAGCAAAGACTAACCACTGCTTCTCAGCTCATGGCTTCTTCTAACTTCCCTTTCTCTCCTGTGGCTGCTAACAAATGCATGAACTTTCTTCAGCATCAACAGTTGCAGCAGTCTGCTGAGAGTCCCAG AGCAGCTGCTGCTGCTGCATTGATGATGGGTGATGACATGCATAAGTTGAACAGAATTCGTTTTGAAAGAGGGGATTTTGGGTTGAATGGTGGAGCTGGGATAGCTAATCCAGGTTCAAGGCAAATTTACTTGACTTTTCCAGCTGACAGTACTTTCAAAGAAGAGGATGTTTCCAATTATTTCAG CACTTATGGGCCTGTTCAGGATGTGAGGATTCCATACCAGCAAAAGCGGATGTTTGGTTTTGTTACATTTGTTTTTCCAGATACTGTGAAGACCATTCTTGCCAAAGGAAATCCTCATTTTGTATGTGATGCTAGGGTACTTGTCAAGCCATACAAAGAAAAGGGCAAAGTCCCAGAAAAGTTTAG GAAGCAACAGCAGCAGATGGAGAGAGGAGAATTTACTGGATGTGGTAGTCCTACTGGCCTAGACTCCAGAGATCCATTTGATATTCAGCTTG GTGCAAGGATGTTTTACAATAGTCAAGACATGATGTTGAGGAGAAAATTGGAAGAACAAGCTGATCTGCAACAAGCAATTGAGCTCCAAAGCAGGAGACTGATGAATTTACAGCTTCTTGATGTCAAGAGGAGCAACCATCACCGTGCCCTTTCATTGGGAGCTGTTATCCCGTCCCCACCTCACTCTCCAGGCTTCTTCAATCAAAACTTTGTTCATTCCCCCAACCTTAGCAGCCGAGAAGCCGTAGAAG AGAATGGTTTTGCTCCAAAAATGGCCAATTTTGCTGCTTTTTCCCCAGAAGAAAAGAACCCAAATCTCACTGCAAAGGACAGGGACTGCTACACATCTAAAGATGAAAATAGCAATGGCAAAGAAAGTTCCAAGAACGAAGAAAATGATTTTCAAGAAAG TTTGGAGCATAATCTGCCAGATAGTCCATTTGCATCACCAAAAGCTGTTGGAGAATTCATCACAACTTTCTCAAATGATGTTACTACTGGAGAAGCTGACAAAG GTTCCCTTCAGGACATGGCACCATTGGAATGTAGGCCTGGACAGCTTGTTATGTTCCGTAGTGTAGCTTCCTTAGTTTAG
- the LOC104097515 gene encoding zinc finger CCCH domain-containing protein 53 isoform X2, giving the protein MDAYEATKIVYQRIQNLDPENASKVMGILLIQDHGEKEMIRLAFGPEALVHSVILKARKELGLASNSPSSTPSTPSSPSPFSGVFSRQNSSGGRILGGINLPSPLSITSNNQSSTVSASWSTTTPSFSDFQETDLVSPSASTNGISNSTMNSSAPPFYCSGEMDLIDEFQLQDQLSFLNDGSPTLGPKNPDVYYPHQQQQQQDLASSPSGDFSSYNWGSNSVNGLSHRRSCSVSDISLGGDDQSGGFGWKPCLYFARGYCKNGSSCRFLHGAGEVVSEVVGSPSKFEMMEQHCQQLLRSKSTAQQQRLTTASQLMASSNFPFSPVAANKCMNFLQHQQLQQSAESPRAAAAAALMMGDDMHKLNRIRFERGDFGLNGGAGIANPGSRQIYLTFPADSTFKEEDVSNYFSTYGPVQDVRIPYQQKRMFGFVTFVFPDTVKTILAKGNPHFVCDARVLVKPYKEKGKVPEKFRKQQQQMERGEFTGCGSPTGLDSRDPFDIQLGARMFYNSQDMMLRRKLEEQADLQQAIELQSRRLMNLQLLDVKRSNHHRALSLGAVIPSPPHSPGFFNQNFVHSPNLSSREAVEENGFAPKMANFAAFSPEEKNPNLTAKDRDCYTSKDENSNGKESSKNEENDFQESLEHNLPDSPFASPKAVGEFITTFSNDVTTGEADKGAGLNASSSSANNNMIPSSSLFPATSALDITPFKSCYFQMPRFPSGHGTIGM; this is encoded by the exons ATGGATGCATATGAAGCTACAAAAATAGTTTACCAAAGGATTCAAAATTTGGATCCTGAAAATGCCTCAAAAGTTATGGGGATTCTTCTGATACAAGACCATGGTGAGAAAGAAATGATCAGATTAGCTTTTGGTCCAGAAGCTTTAGTTCACTCAGTCATTCTTAAAGCAAGAAAAGAACTTGGCCTTGCCTCAAACTCACCTTCTTCTACACCTTCAACTCCTTCTTCACCTTCACCTTTTAGTGGTGTTTTTTCAAGGCAGAATTCTTCTGGTGGAAGGATTCTTGGTGGTATAAACCTTCCTTCACCTCTTAGCATAACTAGTAACAACCAGTCTTCAACTGTTTCAGCTTCTTGGAGTACTACTACTCCTAGCTTCTCTGACTTCCAAGAAACTGATCTAGTTAGTCCTAGTGCTTCCACCAATGGAATCAGCAACTCCACTATGAATTCCTCTGCTCCACCCTTTTATTGCAGTGGAGAAATGGATTTGATAGATGAGTTTCAACTACAGGACCAACTTTCTTTCTTGAATGATGGGTCACCAACCTTGGGTCCTAAAAATCCTGATGTTTATTACCCACACCAACAGCAGCAGCAGCAAGATTTAGCCTCAAGTCCAAGTGGGGATTTCTCTTCATACAACTGGGGTAGCAACTCAGTCAACGGCCTATCCCATAGGAGGAGTTGCTCTGTGAGTGATATTTCTTTAGGTGGTGATGACCAAAGTGGCGGATTTGGTTGGAAACCTTGTCTGTATTTTGCTAGAGGGTATTGTAAGAATGGAAGTAGCTGTAGGTTCCTACATGGTGCTGGAGAGGTGGTTTCTGAAGTTGTGGGGTCACCAAGCAAGTTTGAGATGATGGAGCAGCATTGTCAACAACTTCTCAGATCTAAGTCAACAGCTCAGCAGCAAAGACTAACCACTGCTTCTCAGCTCATGGCTTCTTCTAACTTCCCTTTCTCTCCTGTGGCTGCTAACAAATGCATGAACTTTCTTCAGCATCAACAGTTGCAGCAGTCTGCTGAGAGTCCCAG AGCAGCTGCTGCTGCTGCATTGATGATGGGTGATGACATGCATAAGTTGAACAGAATTCGTTTTGAAAGAGGGGATTTTGGGTTGAATGGTGGAGCTGGGATAGCTAATCCAGGTTCAAGGCAAATTTACTTGACTTTTCCAGCTGACAGTACTTTCAAAGAAGAGGATGTTTCCAATTATTTCAG CACTTATGGGCCTGTTCAGGATGTGAGGATTCCATACCAGCAAAAGCGGATGTTTGGTTTTGTTACATTTGTTTTTCCAGATACTGTGAAGACCATTCTTGCCAAAGGAAATCCTCATTTTGTATGTGATGCTAGGGTACTTGTCAAGCCATACAAAGAAAAGGGCAAAGTCCCAGAAAAGTTTAG GAAGCAACAGCAGCAGATGGAGAGAGGAGAATTTACTGGATGTGGTAGTCCTACTGGCCTAGACTCCAGAGATCCATTTGATATTCAGCTTG GTGCAAGGATGTTTTACAATAGTCAAGACATGATGTTGAGGAGAAAATTGGAAGAACAAGCTGATCTGCAACAAGCAATTGAGCTCCAAAGCAGGAGACTGATGAATTTACAGCTTCTTGATGTCAAGAGGAGCAACCATCACCGTGCCCTTTCATTGGGAGCTGTTATCCCGTCCCCACCTCACTCTCCAGGCTTCTTCAATCAAAACTTTGTTCATTCCCCCAACCTTAGCAGCCGAGAAGCCGTAGAAG AGAATGGTTTTGCTCCAAAAATGGCCAATTTTGCTGCTTTTTCCCCAGAAGAAAAGAACCCAAATCTCACTGCAAAGGACAGGGACTGCTACACATCTAAAGATGAAAATAGCAATGGCAAAGAAAGTTCCAAGAACGAAGAAAATGATTTTCAAGAAAG TTTGGAGCATAATCTGCCAGATAGTCCATTTGCATCACCAAAAGCTGTTGGAGAATTCATCACAACTTTCTCAAATGATGTTACTACTGGAGAAGCTGACAAAGGTGCTGGATTAAATGCATCATCATCGTCTGCTAACAATAATATGATCCCTTCTTCCTCCTTGTTTCCTGCTACTAGTGCACTAGACATCACTCCTTTCAAATCATGTTACTTCCAAATGCCTAG GTTCCCTTCAGGACATGGCACCATTGGAATGTAG
- the LOC104097515 gene encoding zinc finger CCCH domain-containing protein 53 isoform X1 — MDAYEATKIVYQRIQNLDPENASKVMGILLIQDHGEKEMIRLAFGPEALVHSVILKARKELGLASNSPSSTPSTPSSPSPFSGVFSRQNSSGGRILGGINLPSPLSITSNNQSSTVSASWSTTTPSFSDFQETDLVSPSASTNGISNSTMNSSAPPFYCSGEMDLIDEFQLQDQLSFLNDGSPTLGPKNPDVYYPHQQQQQQDLASSPSGDFSSYNWGSNSVNGLSHRRSCSVSDISLGGDDQSGGFGWKPCLYFARGYCKNGSSCRFLHGAGEVVSEVVGSPSKFEMMEQHCQQLLRSKSTAQQQRLTTASQLMASSNFPFSPVAANKCMNFLQHQQLQQSAESPRAAAAAALMMGDDMHKLNRIRFERGDFGLNGGAGIANPGSRQIYLTFPADSTFKEEDVSNYFSTYGPVQDVRIPYQQKRMFGFVTFVFPDTVKTILAKGNPHFVCDARVLVKPYKEKGKVPEKFRKQQQQMERGEFTGCGSPTGLDSRDPFDIQLGARMFYNSQDMMLRRKLEEQADLQQAIELQSRRLMNLQLLDVKRSNHHRALSLGAVIPSPPHSPGFFNQNFVHSPNLSSREAVEENGFAPKMANFAAFSPEEKNPNLTAKDRDCYTSKDENSNGKESSKNEENDFQESSLEHNLPDSPFASPKAVGEFITTFSNDVTTGEADKGAGLNASSSSANNNMIPSSSLFPATSALDITPFKSCYFQMPRFPSGHGTIGM, encoded by the exons ATGGATGCATATGAAGCTACAAAAATAGTTTACCAAAGGATTCAAAATTTGGATCCTGAAAATGCCTCAAAAGTTATGGGGATTCTTCTGATACAAGACCATGGTGAGAAAGAAATGATCAGATTAGCTTTTGGTCCAGAAGCTTTAGTTCACTCAGTCATTCTTAAAGCAAGAAAAGAACTTGGCCTTGCCTCAAACTCACCTTCTTCTACACCTTCAACTCCTTCTTCACCTTCACCTTTTAGTGGTGTTTTTTCAAGGCAGAATTCTTCTGGTGGAAGGATTCTTGGTGGTATAAACCTTCCTTCACCTCTTAGCATAACTAGTAACAACCAGTCTTCAACTGTTTCAGCTTCTTGGAGTACTACTACTCCTAGCTTCTCTGACTTCCAAGAAACTGATCTAGTTAGTCCTAGTGCTTCCACCAATGGAATCAGCAACTCCACTATGAATTCCTCTGCTCCACCCTTTTATTGCAGTGGAGAAATGGATTTGATAGATGAGTTTCAACTACAGGACCAACTTTCTTTCTTGAATGATGGGTCACCAACCTTGGGTCCTAAAAATCCTGATGTTTATTACCCACACCAACAGCAGCAGCAGCAAGATTTAGCCTCAAGTCCAAGTGGGGATTTCTCTTCATACAACTGGGGTAGCAACTCAGTCAACGGCCTATCCCATAGGAGGAGTTGCTCTGTGAGTGATATTTCTTTAGGTGGTGATGACCAAAGTGGCGGATTTGGTTGGAAACCTTGTCTGTATTTTGCTAGAGGGTATTGTAAGAATGGAAGTAGCTGTAGGTTCCTACATGGTGCTGGAGAGGTGGTTTCTGAAGTTGTGGGGTCACCAAGCAAGTTTGAGATGATGGAGCAGCATTGTCAACAACTTCTCAGATCTAAGTCAACAGCTCAGCAGCAAAGACTAACCACTGCTTCTCAGCTCATGGCTTCTTCTAACTTCCCTTTCTCTCCTGTGGCTGCTAACAAATGCATGAACTTTCTTCAGCATCAACAGTTGCAGCAGTCTGCTGAGAGTCCCAG AGCAGCTGCTGCTGCTGCATTGATGATGGGTGATGACATGCATAAGTTGAACAGAATTCGTTTTGAAAGAGGGGATTTTGGGTTGAATGGTGGAGCTGGGATAGCTAATCCAGGTTCAAGGCAAATTTACTTGACTTTTCCAGCTGACAGTACTTTCAAAGAAGAGGATGTTTCCAATTATTTCAG CACTTATGGGCCTGTTCAGGATGTGAGGATTCCATACCAGCAAAAGCGGATGTTTGGTTTTGTTACATTTGTTTTTCCAGATACTGTGAAGACCATTCTTGCCAAAGGAAATCCTCATTTTGTATGTGATGCTAGGGTACTTGTCAAGCCATACAAAGAAAAGGGCAAAGTCCCAGAAAAGTTTAG GAAGCAACAGCAGCAGATGGAGAGAGGAGAATTTACTGGATGTGGTAGTCCTACTGGCCTAGACTCCAGAGATCCATTTGATATTCAGCTTG GTGCAAGGATGTTTTACAATAGTCAAGACATGATGTTGAGGAGAAAATTGGAAGAACAAGCTGATCTGCAACAAGCAATTGAGCTCCAAAGCAGGAGACTGATGAATTTACAGCTTCTTGATGTCAAGAGGAGCAACCATCACCGTGCCCTTTCATTGGGAGCTGTTATCCCGTCCCCACCTCACTCTCCAGGCTTCTTCAATCAAAACTTTGTTCATTCCCCCAACCTTAGCAGCCGAGAAGCCGTAGAAG AGAATGGTTTTGCTCCAAAAATGGCCAATTTTGCTGCTTTTTCCCCAGAAGAAAAGAACCCAAATCTCACTGCAAAGGACAGGGACTGCTACACATCTAAAGATGAAAATAGCAATGGCAAAGAAAGTTCCAAGAACGAAGAAAATGATTTTCAAGAAAG CAGTTTGGAGCATAATCTGCCAGATAGTCCATTTGCATCACCAAAAGCTGTTGGAGAATTCATCACAACTTTCTCAAATGATGTTACTACTGGAGAAGCTGACAAAGGTGCTGGATTAAATGCATCATCATCGTCTGCTAACAATAATATGATCCCTTCTTCCTCCTTGTTTCCTGCTACTAGTGCACTAGACATCACTCCTTTCAAATCATGTTACTTCCAAATGCCTAG GTTCCCTTCAGGACATGGCACCATTGGAATGTAG